The Sorangiineae bacterium MSr11367 genome window below encodes:
- a CDS encoding MarC family protein has translation MALATYALLCFGSLFSIIDPFAALPVFLALVGGQSPEAQRRTALRASLTLLVLLVTFGLAGTLIFKFFGITLSAFKIAGGIVLFGLGLEMMHAKDSDLRSTEEERTEAETKADVGVIPLGIPLLSGPGAIATTMVLVGKAEGLAQHAAIFIAIGAVALITFLVLRSAPVVARVLGRTGINLIGRIMGLILAALAMQFILDGLREAFPKILG, from the coding sequence GTGGCGCTCGCGACCTATGCTTTGCTCTGTTTCGGGTCGCTCTTTTCCATCATCGACCCCTTCGCGGCGCTCCCGGTGTTTCTCGCGCTCGTGGGCGGCCAATCGCCCGAGGCCCAGCGCCGCACGGCGCTTCGTGCATCGCTCACGCTGCTCGTCCTGCTCGTGACGTTCGGGCTCGCCGGGACGCTCATTTTCAAGTTTTTCGGCATCACGCTTTCGGCCTTCAAGATAGCCGGCGGCATCGTGCTCTTCGGCCTCGGCCTGGAGATGATGCACGCCAAGGATTCGGACTTGCGCAGCACGGAAGAAGAGCGCACCGAAGCCGAGACGAAGGCCGACGTCGGCGTCATCCCCCTGGGCATTCCGCTCTTGTCCGGCCCGGGCGCCATCGCCACGACGATGGTCCTGGTGGGCAAAGCCGAAGGCCTTGCGCAGCACGCGGCCATCTTCATCGCCATCGGTGCGGTGGCGCTCATCACCTTTTTGGTCCTTCGCTCGGCCCCCGTGGTGGCGCGCGTCCTCGGGCGCACCGGCATCAATTTGATTGGCCGCATCATGGGCCTCATCCTCGCGGCGCTGGCCATGCAGTTCATTCTCGACGGCCTCCGGGAAGCGTTTCCGAAAATCCTGGGGTAG
- a CDS encoding mismatch-specific DNA-glycosylase: MPDVIAHELDVLFVGINPGFASARAGHHFANPANGFWRLLHESGFTPRRFVPSEQRELLTLGIGITNVVSRVTAGVKDVTREDFAEGRLALAQKIAHWKPKSVVFVGVTAYRAFRGTRGPIACGEQAEGLGRARVFVLPNPSGRNAHYSYADMLELYRGVARALE; this comes from the coding sequence TTGCCGGATGTCATCGCGCACGAGCTCGATGTCTTGTTCGTGGGCATCAACCCGGGGTTTGCATCCGCGCGGGCAGGGCATCACTTCGCCAATCCCGCGAACGGCTTTTGGCGCTTGCTGCACGAGAGCGGTTTCACGCCGAGGCGGTTCGTGCCCAGCGAACAACGCGAGCTTCTCACGCTCGGCATTGGCATCACGAACGTGGTTTCGCGCGTGACGGCGGGCGTGAAAGACGTCACACGCGAAGACTTTGCCGAGGGTCGTCTTGCATTGGCGCAGAAGATTGCGCACTGGAAGCCCAAGTCCGTCGTCTTCGTGGGCGTGACCGCCTACCGCGCATTTCGAGGCACACGGGGCCCCATCGCTTGCGGCGAGCAAGCGGAAGGCTTGGGCCGTGCGCGCGTATTCGTGTTGCCCAATCCCAGCGGGCGAAATGCGCATTACAGCTACGCCGACATGCTCGAGCTCTATCGCGGTGTCGCGCGGGCGCTCGAATGA
- a CDS encoding phosphodiester glycosidase family protein, protein MKYLIIPALVAVGLASAGTAAAEDTWTDPFPGVRHLHRVTTEPNQNIHVLEVDLCQDGISFRATKFDERGQRTSDFGSSVEAQAAVNGDFFVSGFGLERGIAVGDGEPWPPSNIPDDPSTGQVAIGENRLELIPDWVVQETEDWMHEVVGGRPTVLREGAIPDTSGHATLCKRNPRTAIGLSEDRRTLFIAVVDGRATTRVGMTCTELGELMQDLGAHDALNLDGGGSSTMWLEGEGVLNYPTDGRERTVGNHLALMASGEGPAQACPVARAKRVSLRSGTIEAATDGAPSGSGCAMARGSSWTTGTGIMMVALFAARRLRRLRR, encoded by the coding sequence GTGAAATACCTAATCATCCCCGCCCTCGTCGCCGTTGGCCTTGCGTCGGCTGGGACCGCTGCCGCGGAAGACACCTGGACGGATCCGTTTCCCGGCGTTCGCCACCTGCATCGGGTGACGACGGAGCCGAATCAAAATATCCATGTACTGGAGGTCGACCTCTGCCAAGACGGTATTTCGTTCCGTGCGACGAAGTTCGATGAGCGCGGGCAGCGCACGTCCGACTTTGGCTCTTCGGTGGAGGCCCAAGCCGCCGTCAACGGTGACTTCTTCGTGTCAGGCTTCGGTCTGGAACGAGGAATCGCCGTGGGCGATGGTGAGCCGTGGCCGCCGTCGAACATCCCGGACGACCCGAGCACGGGCCAAGTGGCCATTGGTGAAAACCGCCTGGAGCTCATTCCCGATTGGGTCGTTCAGGAAACGGAGGATTGGATGCACGAGGTCGTGGGCGGCAGGCCCACGGTGCTCCGCGAAGGGGCCATTCCCGATACCTCGGGCCATGCGACGTTGTGCAAACGCAATCCGCGCACGGCCATCGGGTTGTCCGAGGATCGGCGCACGCTCTTCATCGCGGTGGTCGATGGCCGTGCGACCACGCGCGTGGGCATGACGTGCACCGAGCTGGGGGAGCTCATGCAAGACCTCGGTGCCCACGACGCGCTCAATCTGGATGGCGGCGGCTCCTCGACCATGTGGCTCGAAGGCGAAGGCGTGCTCAATTATCCAACGGACGGGCGTGAGCGCACCGTGGGCAACCACCTGGCGCTGATGGCCAGCGGCGAAGGCCCCGCGCAGGCCTGTCCTGTGGCGCGCGCCAAACGCGTGTCGCTCCGCAGCGGTACGATCGAGGCTGCTACGGATGGCGCGCCGTCGGGCAGTGGATGTGCGATGGCGCGCGGCTCGAGTTGGACGACCGGCACGGGCATCATGATGGTGGCGCTGTTCGCGGCACGACGGCTTCGGCGTTTGCGCCGATAG
- a CDS encoding PQQ-dependent sugar dehydrogenase — MHALRRLTPAAILLVAAGATDCSSSSSSSPDAGGLPGPFGLDARPSNTTCLAPDRPAGTIKLTRAFPDLDFELPLFMVQAPGDASKWYVVEQGLDGGPAASIQVFDNRQDVAAKKDFIRFEPNEVTSGLPSNEGGLLGFAFDPNYAINRTAYLSYTTHSASSPVDMKSVVRRIKRKENVNELDRTTERTLVSPEGKPLDFDAPAIEHKNSAMVFDKQGYLYIGFGDGGEESGEKGQDTKGFFSKILRIKPTDTEQYLIPDDNPWAHNTNGDLKEMWARGFRNPWRFSFDRETGVLWAGDVGDDTYEEIDKIEGGGNYGWRIKEGSHCTGRYPCPQPGLVDPYAEYKHGNGDRGIIGGYVYRGKNIPFLVGSYVFADLSSGRISRMNMETRAIEDLAMAGFNVSSLAEGADGELYVIDYLHGQLFRIDAAPGGSQPFPQTLSATGCVNASNPKEPAAGLVPFDVNAPLWSDGASKKRWLAIPDGSKITVQQDGDWDFPNGTVLMKQFALGDKLVETRLFVRHQDGDWAGYTYEWNDTQSDATLLPAIKTKTVGTQEWTIPGRTHCLQCHTAAAGRSLGLENAQLNGDMFYPSTQRTANQLATLEHIGMFAAPLGEMASLPRYPRPDGTENIELRARAYLHINCSHCHRPEGGGVGPMDFRFSQTAGAAGFCNAEPFSGDLDIRGAKLLIPGDPSKSIVSLRMHATDLGIRMPPLATQVVHTEGTKLIDGWITSMSTCP, encoded by the coding sequence ATGCATGCCCTTCGGCGCCTGACACCCGCGGCCATCTTGCTCGTGGCCGCGGGCGCCACCGACTGCTCCAGTTCTTCCTCTTCTTCGCCCGATGCGGGAGGCCTTCCCGGTCCCTTCGGGCTCGATGCGCGCCCGTCGAACACGACGTGCTTGGCCCCGGACCGACCCGCGGGGACCATCAAGCTCACCAGGGCCTTTCCCGACCTCGACTTCGAGCTTCCGCTGTTCATGGTGCAAGCACCTGGCGACGCGAGCAAATGGTACGTCGTGGAGCAGGGATTGGACGGTGGGCCGGCTGCGTCCATTCAGGTATTCGACAATCGGCAAGACGTCGCCGCCAAAAAGGATTTCATTCGATTCGAGCCCAACGAGGTCACCTCGGGTTTACCCTCCAACGAGGGCGGGCTATTGGGATTTGCCTTCGATCCCAATTATGCCATCAATCGCACGGCGTACCTCTCGTACACCACGCACAGCGCTTCCAGCCCCGTCGATATGAAGTCGGTGGTCAGGCGCATCAAGCGCAAGGAGAACGTGAACGAGCTGGATCGCACCACGGAGCGGACTTTGGTGTCCCCCGAGGGCAAGCCGCTCGATTTCGATGCGCCGGCGATCGAACACAAGAACTCGGCGATGGTGTTCGACAAGCAGGGTTATCTCTACATTGGATTCGGCGACGGCGGCGAAGAGAGCGGTGAGAAAGGCCAGGATACGAAAGGCTTCTTCTCCAAGATTCTCCGCATCAAGCCCACCGATACCGAGCAGTACCTCATCCCCGACGACAATCCCTGGGCCCACAATACCAACGGCGATCTCAAGGAGATGTGGGCCCGTGGTTTTCGCAATCCGTGGCGATTCAGCTTCGATCGTGAAACCGGCGTGCTCTGGGCGGGCGACGTGGGGGACGATACGTACGAGGAGATCGACAAGATCGAGGGCGGGGGGAATTACGGGTGGCGCATCAAAGAAGGCTCACACTGCACGGGTAGATACCCTTGCCCGCAGCCGGGGCTGGTCGATCCGTATGCCGAATACAAGCATGGCAATGGGGACCGCGGCATCATTGGCGGGTACGTGTACCGCGGGAAGAACATCCCGTTTCTCGTGGGGTCGTACGTCTTCGCGGATCTGTCGTCGGGCCGCATTTCGCGGATGAACATGGAGACCCGGGCCATCGAAGACTTGGCCATGGCGGGCTTCAACGTGTCTTCGCTCGCCGAAGGTGCGGACGGTGAGCTCTACGTCATCGATTATTTGCACGGGCAGCTTTTCCGCATCGACGCCGCGCCGGGCGGCTCGCAGCCGTTTCCGCAGACGCTGTCCGCGACAGGGTGCGTGAACGCGTCGAATCCGAAGGAGCCCGCGGCGGGCCTCGTTCCCTTCGACGTCAATGCGCCGCTCTGGTCGGACGGGGCGAGCAAAAAGCGGTGGTTGGCCATCCCCGACGGTTCGAAGATCACCGTGCAGCAAGACGGCGATTGGGACTTTCCCAATGGCACCGTGCTGATGAAGCAATTTGCCTTGGGGGACAAGCTCGTCGAAACGCGGCTCTTCGTCCGACACCAAGATGGTGATTGGGCCGGTTACACGTACGAGTGGAACGATACGCAGTCGGATGCGACGTTGCTGCCGGCCATCAAGACGAAGACCGTCGGCACGCAGGAATGGACCATTCCGGGTCGCACGCACTGCCTGCAGTGCCACACGGCGGCGGCCGGCCGCTCCTTGGGGCTGGAGAATGCGCAGCTCAATGGCGACATGTTCTATCCGAGCACGCAGCGAACGGCGAACCAGCTCGCCACCCTCGAGCACATTGGCATGTTCGCCGCGCCGCTCGGCGAGATGGCTTCACTTCCGCGCTACCCGCGGCCCGATGGCACCGAGAACATCGAACTTCGCGCGCGCGCCTATTTGCATATCAATTGCTCCCATTGCCATCGTCCCGAGGGCGGCGGCGTCGGTCCCATGGACTTCCGCTTTTCGCAAACCGCCGGCGCCGCCGGGTTTTGCAACGCCGAGCCCTTCTCCGGGGACCTGGACATTCGAGGCGCCAAGCTGCTCATCCCGGGCGATCCGTCGAAGTCCATCGTCTCGCTGCGCATGCACGCGACGGATTTGGGCATCCGCATGCCACCGCTGGCCACCCAGGTCGTTCACACGGAGGGCACGAAGCTCATCGACGGCTGGATCACATCGATGAGCACGTGCCCGTGA
- a CDS encoding SUMF1/EgtB/PvdO family nonheme iron enzyme yields MRRARVLAVMILFASCRRTPAPQGAPPEVPVDAEAIADAGDAGTDATAEDATTGASDPMQLHRETQDELLALFDLRRLTPAEKRHIQPDRFLRSEIGTDGPSRMNQGNKAIASHLISREQCLAGLRGITLQTEKQHATCGAENMVPIWKKGKAPSFCIDVFEFPNKACELPFVWAPPTSAKKVCELQGKRLCSDTEWNMACRGDPEGGEDWRYAYGSKLDLDVCNDQKGHIRTCIVRDAKTAWATCATETEPSGSYPRCRSRFGVFDQHGNVAEVMMRHQGDHVVTQLKGSAWYYNELAKEPREPPPASTPNKRDAYPDHCNFDPRWHVEPIDSAYHVNYHLGFRCCKSVTPSSSAKERHGG; encoded by the coding sequence ATGCGCAGAGCGCGGGTGTTGGCGGTGATGATCCTTTTTGCATCGTGCCGGCGCACACCCGCCCCGCAAGGTGCACCGCCGGAGGTGCCGGTCGACGCGGAAGCGATCGCGGATGCCGGCGATGCGGGGACGGACGCCACTGCGGAAGACGCCACCACTGGCGCATCGGATCCCATGCAGCTCCATCGCGAGACGCAGGACGAGCTGCTCGCCTTGTTCGACCTCCGGCGCCTCACGCCGGCGGAGAAGCGGCACATCCAGCCGGACCGCTTTCTGCGCAGCGAAATCGGCACCGATGGCCCGAGCCGGATGAACCAAGGCAACAAGGCCATCGCGAGCCATCTCATTTCACGCGAGCAGTGCCTCGCGGGCCTCCGTGGCATCACCCTTCAAACCGAAAAGCAGCACGCGACGTGCGGCGCGGAGAACATGGTGCCGATTTGGAAAAAGGGAAAAGCGCCGTCGTTCTGCATCGACGTGTTCGAGTTTCCGAACAAGGCGTGCGAGCTTCCCTTCGTGTGGGCGCCGCCCACCTCGGCGAAGAAGGTGTGCGAGCTGCAGGGCAAGCGTCTGTGCTCGGACACCGAGTGGAACATGGCCTGCCGCGGCGATCCCGAGGGCGGCGAAGACTGGCGCTACGCCTACGGCTCGAAGCTCGACCTCGACGTGTGCAACGATCAGAAAGGGCACATCCGCACGTGCATCGTGCGCGATGCGAAGACGGCGTGGGCCACCTGCGCCACGGAAACGGAGCCCTCGGGCTCGTACCCACGTTGCCGTTCACGCTTCGGGGTCTTCGACCAACACGGCAATGTGGCCGAGGTGATGATGCGCCACCAAGGCGATCACGTGGTGACGCAACTCAAAGGGAGCGCCTGGTACTACAACGAGCTCGCGAAGGAACCGCGCGAGCCCCCTCCGGCCTCCACGCCCAACAAGCGAGACGCCTACCCGGATCATTGCAACTTCGACCCACGCTGGCACGTGGAGCCGATCGACAGTGCGTACCATGTGAATTACCACCTCGGGTTTCGCTGCTGTAAGAGCGTCACTCCAAGTAGCTCTGCAAAAGAGCGGCACGGCGGGTGA
- a CDS encoding zf-HC2 domain-containing protein produces MIEAHVTAEELMDFVQGQLAPVEERRIEQHANGCSACAKRLSAEAYLELAIQGATVNLRQKRARGPWPWLAAAAMVAVVGGGAMWKVAGGPEAIRAESELGAATKNPWHLLYTDADGATRFATATDPTVLFRGSPSRVLRGEPSARSDGARLAQRFQATKYLGKRVRLSAWLRTEGVTYGAGLSVQAQKLGETWDKAKFRGAEGIPPERAIKGTTDWAPYELTFDVSADASIVIVDVFLDGGGRVWVAEPMFEIVGPTSTQQTSEVPGPVDPSLPDDFRR; encoded by the coding sequence ATGATTGAGGCCCATGTCACGGCGGAGGAGCTGATGGACTTCGTCCAAGGTCAACTCGCGCCGGTCGAGGAACGACGCATCGAGCAGCACGCGAACGGATGCAGCGCCTGCGCAAAACGGCTTTCCGCCGAGGCGTACCTGGAGCTCGCGATCCAAGGGGCCACGGTGAATCTGCGCCAGAAACGAGCGCGCGGGCCCTGGCCGTGGCTCGCGGCGGCGGCGATGGTCGCCGTGGTGGGCGGCGGCGCGATGTGGAAGGTCGCCGGCGGGCCGGAGGCGATTCGAGCCGAGTCCGAGCTCGGCGCGGCAACGAAGAATCCGTGGCACCTCCTCTACACGGACGCGGACGGCGCAACGCGTTTTGCGACGGCGACGGATCCCACGGTGCTCTTCCGGGGTTCGCCGAGCCGCGTGCTTCGTGGGGAGCCATCGGCACGCAGCGACGGCGCACGCCTGGCGCAGAGGTTTCAGGCGACGAAGTACCTCGGCAAGCGGGTGCGACTTTCGGCATGGCTTCGAACCGAAGGTGTTACGTACGGCGCCGGCCTCAGCGTCCAAGCGCAGAAACTCGGCGAGACATGGGACAAGGCCAAGTTTCGAGGCGCGGAAGGCATACCGCCGGAACGCGCGATCAAAGGAACGACCGACTGGGCTCCCTATGAGCTCACCTTCGACGTCTCGGCCGACGCGAGCATCGTCATTGTCGACGTCTTTCTCGACGGCGGCGGCCGCGTATGGGTCGCCGAGCCAATGTTCGAGATCGTCGGCCCAACCTCGACGCAGCAAACCAGCGAGGTCCCGGGTCCGGTCGATCCGAGCCTTCCGGACGATTTTCGTCGCTAG
- the groL gene encoding chaperonin GroEL (60 kDa chaperone family; promotes refolding of misfolded polypeptides especially under stressful conditions; forms two stacked rings of heptamers to form a barrel-shaped 14mer; ends can be capped by GroES; misfolded proteins enter the barrel where they are refolded when GroES binds) → MAAKEIVYTEQARNLILAGVNALADAVKVTLGPKGRNVVIEKSFGSPTVTKDGVTVAKEIELENRFENMGAQMVREVASKTSDVAGDGTTTATVLAQAIYREGSKLVAAGHNPMEIKRGIDKAVEAIVDALKKQAKQTKDPKEIAQVGAISANGDKEIGDKLAEAMEKVGKEGVITVEESRTAETTLDVVEGMQFDRGYLSPYFVTDPERMEAVLDDPYILISEKKISNMKDLLPVLEAIARQQKPLVILSEDIEGEALATLVVNKLRGTLHCAAAKAPGFGDRRKEMLKDIATLTGGQVIAEDLGLKLENVTISDLGRAKRVTLDKDNTTIVDGAGNKDKIKGRIAEIRGQIENTTSDYDREKLQERLAKLVGGVAVVKVGAATETEMKEKKARVEDALHATRAAVEEGIVAGGGVPLVRAQAILDGIKVSDEQKFGVNIIRRAIEEPLRQIVANAGLEGSIVVQKVKEGKDDFGYNAATDTYGNLLSEGVIDPVKVVRTALQNAASVASLMLTTECLVAERPKEEKAPAGGGHAGHGHGDF, encoded by the coding sequence ATGGCAGCGAAAGAAATCGTTTACACCGAGCAGGCGCGGAACCTCATTCTCGCGGGCGTCAACGCACTCGCGGACGCGGTGAAGGTGACCCTCGGACCGAAGGGGCGCAACGTCGTCATCGAGAAGAGCTTCGGCTCGCCGACGGTGACCAAGGACGGCGTCACGGTTGCGAAGGAAATCGAGCTCGAGAACCGCTTCGAGAACATGGGCGCGCAGATGGTCCGTGAAGTCGCTTCGAAGACGAGCGACGTGGCCGGCGACGGCACCACCACGGCCACCGTGCTCGCGCAAGCGATCTACCGCGAGGGCAGCAAGCTCGTCGCCGCGGGCCACAACCCGATGGAGATCAAGCGCGGCATCGACAAGGCGGTCGAGGCGATCGTCGACGCGCTCAAGAAGCAGGCGAAGCAGACCAAGGATCCGAAAGAGATCGCCCAGGTCGGCGCCATCAGCGCGAACGGCGACAAGGAAATCGGCGACAAGCTCGCCGAGGCCATGGAGAAGGTCGGCAAGGAAGGCGTCATCACCGTCGAGGAGAGCCGCACCGCCGAGACGACGCTCGACGTCGTGGAAGGCATGCAGTTCGACCGCGGCTACCTCTCGCCGTACTTCGTCACGGATCCGGAGCGCATGGAAGCGGTCCTCGACGATCCGTACATCCTCATCAGCGAGAAGAAGATCTCCAACATGAAGGATCTTCTCCCCGTTCTCGAGGCGATTGCCCGTCAGCAGAAGCCGCTCGTCATCCTCTCCGAGGACATCGAGGGCGAGGCTCTCGCGACGCTCGTCGTCAACAAGCTCCGTGGCACGCTCCATTGCGCCGCCGCCAAGGCCCCCGGCTTCGGCGATCGCCGCAAGGAGATGCTCAAGGACATCGCGACCCTCACCGGCGGTCAGGTCATCGCGGAAGATCTCGGCCTCAAGCTCGAGAACGTCACCATCAGTGACCTCGGCCGCGCCAAGCGCGTCACGCTCGACAAGGACAACACGACCATCGTCGACGGCGCCGGCAACAAGGACAAGATCAAGGGCCGTATCGCCGAGATCCGTGGCCAGATCGAGAACACCACGTCCGACTACGACCGCGAGAAGCTCCAGGAGCGCCTCGCCAAGCTGGTTGGCGGCGTTGCGGTGGTCAAGGTCGGCGCTGCGACCGAGACCGAGATGAAGGAGAAGAAGGCCCGCGTCGAAGACGCGCTCCACGCGACCCGCGCGGCCGTGGAAGAGGGCATCGTGGCCGGCGGCGGCGTGCCGCTCGTTCGCGCCCAGGCCATCCTCGACGGCATCAAGGTGAGCGACGAGCAGAAGTTCGGCGTGAACATCATCCGTCGCGCCATCGAGGAGCCCCTCCGCCAGATCGTGGCGAACGCGGGCCTCGAAGGCTCGATCGTCGTGCAGAAGGTCAAGGAAGGCAAAGACGACTTCGGCTACAACGCCGCGACCGACACGTACGGCAACCTCCTCTCCGAGGGTGTCATCGATCCGGTCAAGGTCGTCCGCACCGCGCTGCAGAACGCGGCCTCCGTTGCGAGCCTCATGCTCACGACCGAGTGCCTCGTTGCCGAGCGTCCGAAGGAGGAGAAGGCTCCGGCGGGCGGCGGTCACGCGGGTCACGGCCACGGCGACTTCTGA
- a CDS encoding DNA mismatch repair protein MutH gives MPPSPVPPPRDEHDLRVRAHCLTGRTLGDLARELRFALGQAALHTKGKAGELVERALGAGAVAGPPSNGDPRSLLDFPHLGIELKTVPVDERGRPRESTFVCALPLGHADAMEWRGSWVRTKLSHVLWLPILTREHAAWNERVVLEPVFWRPSREQDAVFQGDFDDVMGIIASGGIEQLTARIGRWLQVRPKAANGRARTIAHGPDGEPIATVPRGFYLRPSFTEAILRDPRAVP, from the coding sequence ATGCCCCCGTCTCCCGTGCCGCCTCCGCGTGACGAACACGATCTGCGTGTGCGGGCGCATTGTCTGACGGGGCGCACCTTGGGCGATCTCGCGCGGGAGCTGCGCTTCGCGTTGGGGCAGGCGGCGTTGCATACCAAGGGAAAAGCGGGGGAGCTCGTGGAGCGGGCGCTCGGTGCCGGTGCGGTGGCGGGGCCGCCTTCCAATGGGGATCCTCGGAGCTTGCTCGATTTTCCGCACCTCGGCATCGAGCTGAAAACGGTGCCGGTGGACGAACGCGGGCGGCCGCGTGAGTCCACCTTCGTGTGCGCCCTTCCACTCGGGCACGCGGATGCCATGGAGTGGCGCGGCTCGTGGGTGCGCACGAAGCTCTCGCACGTGCTCTGGCTGCCGATCCTCACGCGCGAGCACGCGGCGTGGAACGAGCGCGTCGTGCTCGAGCCGGTCTTCTGGCGCCCCTCGCGCGAGCAAGATGCCGTTTTCCAAGGCGACTTCGACGACGTCATGGGGATCATCGCCAGCGGGGGAATCGAGCAACTCACGGCGCGGATCGGTCGCTGGCTCCAGGTGCGTCCGAAGGCGGCCAATGGTCGGGCGCGCACCATCGCGCACGGCCCCGACGGCGAGCCGATTGCGACCGTCCCGCGTGGTTTTTACCTGCGCCCGAGCTTCACGGAGGCCATCCTCCGCGATCCGCGCGCCGTGCCCTAG
- the groES gene encoding co-chaperone GroES, with protein MSNIRPLQDRILIKRVKEEEKTKGGIIIPDTAKEKPIEGEVVAVGNGKRLDDGKLQPLDVKVGDRVLFGKYSGTEVKIDGEDRLIIREDDVLGVIEK; from the coding sequence ATGTCGAACATTCGTCCGCTCCAGGATCGCATTCTCATCAAGCGCGTGAAGGAAGAAGAGAAGACCAAGGGCGGGATCATCATCCCGGACACCGCCAAAGAGAAGCCGATTGAGGGCGAGGTGGTCGCGGTGGGCAACGGCAAGCGTCTCGACGACGGCAAGCTGCAGCCCCTCGACGTGAAGGTTGGCGACCGCGTGCTCTTCGGCAAGTACAGCGGCACCGAGGTCAAGATCGACGGCGAAGACCGCCTCATCATCCGCGAGGACGACGTCCTCGGCGTGATCGAGAAGTGA